Proteins from a single region of Theileria parva strain Muguga chromosome 1, complete sequence, whole genome shotgun sequence:
- the abc3 gene encoding ABC transporter yields MGKRRQISDLFNSTFQEPDDKPVSEHHYWESKSYSKTYFNNKSRFLKFRYYDSVTVLKFLFFHWVAKWASLLSKQYVEPYKLHPLPVADQVLRWHPVFSKNLSDCLIALESYETRQYGHPNTRPTRSVLLRALFLTFWKRTTFGLLGIIVTNVLSMSIALLVKHLLGILNTSSFTLLKIFLFLFAVIGLQIVDGLLIENFSYYLLRLKSVWEHSVAIGVFQHGMCYRRKYFNNINGSNSLSVCNGVLHTCSPDSDCSRNPLFCPARRYQNKDITPNMFTFEYYDCFYVSLFVESAIPIVNFLSNFIYGVVLISMQIKINLWVLYVIGLVFCFLMVVVEIINTYLFHFICLVKDYRISECIEIISELPLINKLLYDDIAINIITETRNSELLLILVRLFFTLLNKSLCVICNNVTFFVLMNYFVKSVRDAEVIKDVDTGGFLSSFYIFFRIINSMFMFPYALGRLTTAYISYNRVKKYLKDCSPNFYISDNRHTGPTEMSSDLPDVTTELAKDVVVLYKDASFAWVHNRKDFASKNNEVQLKNVNFQLKRGEIALMTGSQGCGKSNFIKSVLGEMTLVGGSMAVVPLHTSMPIFYASEEIWLKEGTIRSNITFGHRFDEEIYNLVIEKLELETDILSWERGDLRVVSDNAHSLSCGQRVRMEMARAIYAYLVFSKVNKDYNRSQCSFLLCLDGSFHGLDPYVSRTVFFNLFNAKNGVLVKDDLAVIVSSSLTLLDKCVSPTKLGHFPKIPVYEIDNKSVHFNCYLSDVFSYKKTSNAFEYITPPSGPYELNFFTKDMMKLCYSSSNTSSSRNHLTKSKYRRSLTSIIQECYSDDKFNPYLLYFRAAGFTFVLFTIFSLASGVMDNSKFVLATNLTDYMFKKAGDYDDGATVDMSDVVSHSDSALNVMLIIVSVIMGCSLVSVLLFTVSSLMASRRIHEYCLTSVFKNSSSVIKIKKQINQIITYFSSDIVFVDECIGDMIFTTFLSFIQTAISIGTLFYTIPLSVPFIFISLVIAFEFIVLNIVKSFKSIQLGSLETMSHINTTCEDAILGSPIYRSFKKEWELVNDIIERNDYKTRCWFLANSFASWASVSFNWLFSLTTALFLTGLIIFDKFTDFKMNVGYFGLGLSLSMSAIKSFNNCSFCFARLQVFICSLRRFLCFIPPGSKYVFDKFRNVHQEDLVISSSKPEDQINTTNLLRRRAIEFKDTNPNFLKRMLFRPKFNFMYVSNYLPSEHTGVVLKDLCVYTNSLMNKEGLILNNINATPSKSDIIGIIGRTGAGKTTLLSVLEDNVRNRTGQVLLDGRDLQEIPKSVLRHIVGVLPQLPFVFKGWTIRRFLDPRRLFTDDDINEALENCGLLDFVNCLPGGRKLDTVVVPKPLNTGKKILDQDPKESFNRGKESYREDSSMTIDAPKSTGTMLSVTQLRTLWFAKLVLCRHQYRMLIIDEPPSDNISEDGSEVQDMGIPIYELLDKYFKHCTCFVTAHFSKVLKSCTSVWVMHHGRLIKTCSASEVSKNESISNVIEEMVTKYSNQP; encoded by the coding sequence ATGGGAAAACGTAGACAAATTTCtgatttatttaacagTACGTTCCAAGAACCCGATGATAAACCTGTTTCCGAGCACCATTACTGGGAAAGTAAATCATACTCCAAAACCTACTTTAATAACAAATCtcgttttttaaaatttaggTATTATGACTCTGTCACTGTTTTGAAATTCCTTTTCTTTCACTGGGTAGCTAAATGGGCATCTCTTCTTTCTAAACAATATGTAGAGCCATACAAGTTACATCCACTTCCCGTTGCTGACCAAGTCCTGCGTTGGCATCCAGTTTTCTCCAAGAACCTTAGTGATTGTCTCATTGCATTGGAATCATATGAAACAAGACAATACGGACACCCAAATACCAGACCTACCAGATCTGTTCTATTGAGAGCCCTATTCCTAACGTTTTGGAAGAGAACAACATTTGGTCTCCTAGGTATTATAGTTACTAATGTCCTTAGTATGAGCATTGCACTACTGGTCAAGCATCTTTTGGGCATCCTGAACACTAGCTCTTTCACTCTTCTGAAAATATTTCTGTTCCTATTTGCTGTAATAGGTCTTCAGATTGTTGATGGGCTTTTGATTGAAAATTTCAGTTATTATCTTCTTCGATTAAAAAGCGTATGGGAACATTCAGTTGCAATTGGTGTGTTTCAACATGGCATGTGCTATAGAAGAAAATATTTCAATAACATTAATGGTTCAAACTCCTTGAGTGTTTGTAACGGTGTTTTACATACCTGTTCTCCTGATTCTGATTGTTCCAGAAATCCATTGTTTTGTCCAGCCAGGAGGTACCAAAACAAAGATATTACTCCTAACATGTTCACGTTTGAGTATTATGATTGCTTCTACGTATCCCTATTTGTTGAATCGGCAATACCAATTGTTAACTTTTTGTCAAACTTTATCTATGGTGTTGTGTTGATTTCCATGCAGATTAAGATTAATTTGTGGGTACTGTACGTAATTGGCCTTGTTTTCTGCTTTTTAATGGTTGTTGTTGAGATTATTAATACTTActtatttcattttatttgCCTTGTCAAAGATTATAGAATTTCAGAATGCATTGAAATCATATCTGAGTTACCTCTCATCAACAAATTACTCTACGATGACATTGCTATTAACATAATTACTGAAACTAGGAATTCTGAGTTACTTCTGATTTTGGttagattattttttacattactCAATAAGTCGTTGTGCGTTATTTGCAACAATGTGACATTCTTTGTACTGATGaattattttgtaaaatctGTGAGAGACGCAGAGGTTATCAAGGATGTTGACACCGGCGGTTTTCTATCTTCATTCTACATCTTTTTCAGAATTATCAACTCAATGTTCATGTTCCCGTATGCACTTGGAAGATTAACTACTGCTTATATATCATACAACAgggttaaaaaataccttaaAGACTGCTCACCTAATTTTTACATCAGTGATAATAGACACACCGGGCCAACTGAAATGTCCTCTGACCTACCAGATGTTACCACTGAGCTTGCGAAGGATGTtgtagtattatataagGATGCCTCATTTGCATGGGTCCACAATAGGAAAGATTTTGCCAGTAAGAACAATGAAGTTCAGCTGAAGAATGTGAACTTTCAGCTAAAGAGGGGTGAGATAGCATTAATGACAGGTAGTCAGGGTTGTGGCAAATCTAACTTCATAAAGTCAGTACTTGGTGAGATGACATTGGTTGGAGGTTCAATGGCAGTAGTTCCTCTTCACACCTCAATGCCAATATTTTACGCCTCCGAAGAAATTTGGCTTAAAGAAGGAACTATTAGATCAAACATAACATTTGGACATAGATTCGATGAGGAAATATATAACTTAGTCATCGAGAAACTTGAGCTTGAAACTGATATATTATCTTGGGAAAGAGGTGACTTAAGAGTTGTCTCAGATAATGCTCACTCACTAAGTTGTGGTCAGAGAGTTAGAATGGAGATGGCCAGAGCTATCTATGCCTATCTTGTATTCAGCAAGGTGAACAAGGATTACAACAGAAGCCAATGTTCATTCCTACTATGTCTTGACGGATCATTTCATGGATTAGATCCATATGTATCCAGAACTGTATTCTTCAACTTGTTCAATGCTAAGAATGGTGTACTAGTTAAGGACGATCTTGCTGTTATAGTTTCATCATCACTAACCTTGCTGGATAAATGTGTCTCACCTACAAAATTAGGTCATTTCCCTAAGATTCCCGTATACGAGATTGATAACAAATCTGTTCATTTCAACTGTTATTTGTCAGATGTTTTTTCTTACAAAAAGACATCAAATGCCTTTGAGTATATCACACCTCCTTCAGGTCCATACGAATTGAATTTCTTTACCAAGGATATGATGAAACTTTGTTATTCAAGCTCTAACACCAGCTCATCTAGGAATCACTTAACTAAATCAAAGTACAGACGCTCACTAACTTCAATCATCCAGGAATGTTATTCcgatgataaatttaatccaTATCTACTATATTTCAGGGCAGCTGGATTTACGTTTGTTCTATTCACAATCTTTTCTTTGGCATCGGGTGTTATGGATAACTCTAAGTTCGTCCTTGCAACAAATCTCACAGATTATATGTTCAAAAAAGCAGGGGATTATGACGATGGCGCCACTGTTGACATGTCCGATGTTGTATCGCACAGCGATTCTGCCCTAAACGTAATGCTGATTATTGTGTCAGTTATTATGGGATGTTCTCTAGTATCAGTGTTACTTTTCACGGTTTCAAGTTTAATGGCATCAAGAAGAATACATGAATATTGTCTCACCTCAGTCTTCAAGAACAGCTCATCTGTGATTAAGATCAAAAAGCAGATAAACCAAATCATAACATATTTTTCTTCAGATATTGTTTTCGTTGATGAATGTATTGGAGATATGATCTTTACCACCTTCTTGTCATTTATACAAACTGCGATTTCCATTGgaacactattttacacaattccCCTATCTGTtccatttatttttatatcatTGGTCATTGCCTTTGAATTCATAGTATTGAATATTGTCAAGTCATTTAAGAGCATTCAGCTGGGATCACTAGAAACTATGTCACACATTAACACAACGTGTGAGGATGCCATACTCGGATCACCAATTTACAGAAGCTTTAAAAAGGAATGGGAGTTGGTTAATGATATTATTGAAAGAAATGATTATAAAACGAGGTGCTGGTTTTTGGCAAACTCCTTTGCAAGTTGGGCTTCAGTGTCTTTCAATTGGTTATTTTCACTTACAACCGCTCTATTCCTCACAGGCCTGATCATATTTGACAAGTTTACTGACTTTAAGATGAATGTTGGTTATTTTGGATTAGGTTTATCACTTAGTATGAGTGCCATCAAATCTTTCAACAATTGTTCCTTTTGTTTTGCCAGGCTGCAGGTTTTTATATGTTCACTTCGAAGATTTTTGTGCTTTATTCCCCCCGGATCCAAATACGTATTTGACAAATTCCGCAATGTTCATCAAGAGGATTTAGTTATCAGTTCATCAAAACCTGAGGACCAAATTAATACAACTAACTTGCTTAGGAGAAGGGCAATTGAATTCAAAGACACCAATCCCAACTTCTTAAAGAGGATGTTATTCAGGCCTAAGTTCAACTTCATGTACGTTTCGAATTATCTCCCATCTGAACACACCGGGGTAGTATTGAAGGATCTCTGTGTTTACACCAATTCACTGATGAATAAGGAAGGCCTCATCCTTAACAACATTAACGCAACACCCAGCAAGTCTGATATCATTGGAATCATTGGCAGAACAGGCGCTGGTAAAACAACTTTGCTATCTGTGCTGGAAGATAATGTTAGAAATCGAACTGGTCAAGTCCTGCTTGATGGTAGAGATTTACAAGAAATTCCCAAGAGTGTCCTGAGACATATAGTTGGCGTTCTTCCCCAGTTACCATTTGTCTTCAAGGGTTGGACCATTAGAAGGTTCTTGGATCCAAGGAGACTATTTACTGATGATGACATTAATGAAGCTCTTGAAAATTGTGGTCTTCttgattttgtaaattGCCTTCCAGGCGGTAGAAAACTTGATACTGTAGTTGTACCCAAACCACTTAATACTGGCAAAAAAATTCTTGACCAAGATCCAAAGGAATCTTTTAACAGGGGTAAGGAATCTTACCGCGAAGACAGCTCAATGACCATCGATGCTCCTAAATCAACAGGTACAATGTTATCTGTAACTCAGCTCAGAACACTTTGGTTTGCGAAGTTAGTATTGTGCAGACATCAGTACAGAATGTTAATCATTGATGAACCACCATCTGATAACATTTCTGAGGATGGCTCTGAAGTTCAAGATATGGGTATACCAATCTATGAACTATTGGATAAATACTTTAAACACTGCACATGTTTTGTTACTGCACACTTCTCCAAGGTTCTCAAATCTTGTACATCCGTTTGGGTAATGCATCACGGCAGACTTATAAAGACCTGCAGCGCTTCAGAAGTATCCAAAAATGAATCAATCTCAAATGTAATTGAAGAGATGGTTACCAAGTATTCGAACCAACcttaa
- the ZBP14 gene encoding 14 kDa zinc-binding protein yields MFHIYYFIIFVFMISSRFWLVSSFFTRLNLTPFYKQLTFIPTKKTNFDTLKSSFSALKSMPNSENPEELTVFHKIVKGELPCKKVYEDDLVLAFYDIQPASPSHILIIPKEMDGLASLSDATERHEKVLGHMLVKAAHIAKENNLGDFRVVINSGPGALQTVFYLHMHLMSGRRFNWPPG; encoded by the exons ATGTTtcatatatattattttattatttttgtttttatgATTTCAAGCCGTTTTTGGTTGGTTTCGTCCTTTTTTACCAGACTAAATCTTACACCATTTTACAAACAACTTACCTTCATTCCAACAAAAAAAAC taattttgATACTTTGAAAAGTAGTTTTTCTGCTTTAAAATCCATGCCGAATTCTGAAAACCCCGAAGAATTAACTGTATTTC ACAAGATTGTTAAGGGCGAATTGCCTTGTAAAAAGGTTTACGAGGATGACCTGGTTCTGGCTTTTTATGACATTCAGCCCGCGTCTCCAAGCcacatattaataattcCCAAGGAAATGGACGGTCTAGCCAGTTTAAGTGATGCTACCGAGCGTCATGAAAAGGTTTTAGGCCATATGTTGGTAAAG GCTGCACATATAGCTAAGGAGAATAATCTGGGTGACTTTAGAGTTGTAATTAACAGTGGCCCAGGGGCTCTTCAAACCGTTTTTTACCTACATATGCATCTTATGTCTGGTAGAAGGTTCAATTGGCCACCTGGATAA
- the Exosc9 gene encoding exosome complex exonuclease Rrp45: protein MIISDNEIHFLQNPNSDISTLLIGQDCLKNGLRIDGRSLDSHVYVSIDFDGPPGTSLISFGNTVVFTCISQEIVEPNSERPNEGFLFFNVETSPFTSESYEPGKTTDQEHNLIYFLENMFKESSCLDLETLCITSGKQVWALRVYVHVLQDDGNLLSACSLSALASLLHYRKPLMELSDELNHSFYGLWHKGTPLNIYHVPMFVTVWLLEAPDHSLLDHNLSEYKFVLEPNSFEEKLLKTQVSILFNQFGEVLWIYKNGSTPVPLETFESAISASKQRSTQLYAILMSELDKNTQTLKNILKHINSHYSKAVCPVESR, encoded by the exons ATGATTATCTCTGATAATGAGATTCATTTTCTCCAAAATCCAAATTCTGATATTTCAACTCTTTTGATTGGACAAGATTGTCTCAAAAATGGCCTGAGAATCGATGGAAGGTCACTGGATTCACACGTATATGTCAGTATTGACTTTGACGGACCTCCCGGCACC tcCTTGATTTCTTTTGGAAATACCGTCGTTTTTACCTGTATTTCTCAGGAAATTGTTGAACCTAATTCAGAGAGGCCAAATGAGGggtttttattttttaacgTTGAAACTTCTCCTTTTACTTCTGAAAGTTATGAACCCGGGAAAACAACTGATCAGGAACataatttgatatatttCTTGGAGAATATGTTCAAGGAATCGTCCTGTTTGGATTTGGAAACCCTTTGCATTACAAGTGGAAAAcaa GTCTGGGCTTTAAGGGTTTATGTACATGTATTACAAGATGATGGAAATTTACTATCTGCTTGTTCTTTATCAGCCTTAGCGTCTCTTTTGCATTATCGTAAACCA TTGATGGAACTATCAGATGAGTTAAATCATTCGTTTTATGGTCTGTGGCATAAAGGAACTCCTCttaa TATTTATCATGTTCCAATGTTCGTTACTGTTTGGTTGCTGGAAGCTCCAGATCACTCACTTTTAGACCATAATTTATCCGAATATAAGTTCGTGTTGGAACCAAATTCATTTGAGGAAAAGTTACTCAAGACCCAG GTGTCTATCCTATTTAACCAGTTTGGAGAGGTTCTTTGGATTTACAAGAATGGCTCAACTCCCGTGCCTTTGGAGACTTTTGAATCAGCAATTTCA GCATCCAAGCAAAGATCAACTCAACTCTACGCGATTCTGATGTCAGAATTGGACAAAAATACACAAACACTAAAAAACATACtcaaacacattaattCACA ttattCTAAAGCAGTTTGCCCCGTGGAATCTCgttaa
- a CDS encoding Rhoptry neck protein 2, which yields MRYTIYRVKKRGSPSITNLITRFLVIQFLISHYFNNKNISGALALSAIDKQDLKNVAKNIELGAKKTANGLGMAKDVLSNMYEFSKSMNETINNYHRNKFNIENEVESKYAEKGEKKDEKEVKRGEREGTPTEAIKKKITTVNKMIKDKVLGEDSESESETETETETETESEKVAGNVDKDYDQTNEPRKGTKASVVRKDPLAKNWEKVKAKVLRRKLYKYYTFGNENVREENYNQLEHSIGFDKFLRPFIASLSPEFKSLLRGQPVNYFKTYIAISQRLFSLTNPILKSVTNFDGSTTTSEVVSFDHELHTPIKPSYLQLFEAPNTTVTPQPTALNGRDLTEKEITELKNESEKTRVRLKSWEVDANIRQTTLLKTLYLLVSDVTTRDSVTRLENLAKALGYNIVKKGKDGTPGSGAPVANILGADMFWVSGNNPFILGHLATMMLGYTEYESFFSDYPKRRFYSWLELVRSGPGGSVNRLDYMCGIRRGSRYARGSNGLVYKKISTAKRYEHNVSSDGVFLCEMLEVLLRSINLTMDSMGDLLNQKGGSYEPNVGSIINGKRMQAKLCSNPGDGTIAVRCDFEHSVLVGEETYRGVPETEVTELRRRLSEAFDVFLMMSDINSVNDVPTSWFRILSDPRRFRSFFEMTLMWDHRMFTGKKKGTWFADYNKIEKKRIGRNLSAEIVPPYNAVQYYNKLPYELGIEKKKKKKRILRYRASHRFYIYMASSGIKKWIEDNMTLMHETYNYSPSVLLGGSISNRFREFYDSSSVGLAHLFLYNILSKKYPAQDYLKELEKLGKADPFSRFVDASSIFAPEKLRKVVKWFLKGSFVKQFMREKTKLTLKQLVRSEVLRDALESITFVTHSMANLQVIQNAEYWGRAYPNSSFYFRRGGVISVIDNTIKNWSDDGYTRSISEKLKNHVDLNEDDLKIADFQHIHNMESVKWDKSLNTEILKSFNEFLELGSVKALEGRNHILYEVVKDSRDNLEQNIENTIFFGRILNSPKIESNLRKYLRRAVNFGNFILDRAEKNVDHAIWFGIKLNLDKVMRVVDELHKLQRKLSNNESWNLTGAFIDVIEDLVEVLTNRTSRNPIDVPLNYGMPTISNLYGRMSVDERRIEFQQSMCSEHCGAIWKAILAFTISTLRNPGSIKSYEKNLSSTTSLSELNSPNYVNNVRFILKGDAWTGFYDTLLPKSMKKELEVMEFGKSFYIANILKLASVLMNRMGYVYTATTMKVQAPYFGNFTTEWMKERKKNRTKILFSALALGTMATYTVLECMDIAQHAVDMGHPPVETCWYLVKPPSMHCAIEPISNLAISASSVAIRDVFSSTILALTGPYMMIPMGIYAGWTLLKRQFKILHRLDMAISSVFSRLWRRVNTKDMIRSIANLFSNRKQYRKEIEAAALESKQTGNEEVKTQTGFADDGNTFSYTHMD from the exons ATGAGATATACAATTTATAGAGTTAAAAAAAGAGGTTCCCCTAGTATTACAAACTTGATTACCAGGTTTTTGGTAATACAATTTCTTATTTCACATTATTTCAATAATAAGAATATAAGTGGAGCCTTGGCATTATCAGCAATTGATAAACAGGATTTAAAGAATGTTGCCAAGAATATTGAGTTGGGAGCTAAAAAGACTGCTAATGGACTTGGAATGGCCAAAGATGTGTTGTCTAATATGTACGAATTCTCTAAAAGTATGAATGaaacaattaataattatcatcgtaataaatttaatattgagAATGAAGTCGAAAGTAAATATGCTGAAAAGGGAGAGAAAAAGGACGAAAAAGAGGTGAAAAGGGGTGAAAGGGAAGGAACCCCTACTGAAGCTAttaaaaagaaaataacAACTGTTAATAAGATGATTAAGGACAAGGTTTTGGGAGAGGATTCTGAGTCTGAATCTGAAACGGAAACAGAAACAGAAACTGAAACTGAAAGCGAAAAGGTGGCAGGAAATGTTGATAAAGACTACGATCAAACAAATGAGCCTAGAAAAGGTACAAAAGCCTCTGTTGTTAGAAAAGATCCTTTGGCTAAAAATTGGGAAAAGGTTAAAGCCAAAGTACTGAgaagaaaattatataaatattatacatttgGTAATGAAAATGTAAGAGAGGAAAATTATAACCAATTAGAACACTCAATAGGTTTTGATAAGTTTCTCAGACCTTTTATCGCCAGTTTAAGCCCAGAATTTAAATCCTTACTAAGAGGACAACCTgtaaactattttaaaacttATATAGCAATTTCACAAAGGTTGTTTTCGCTTACAAACCCGATTCTCAAAAGTGTTACAAACTTTGACGGATCAACTACTACCTCTGAAGTGGTTTCATTTGATCATGAATTACACACACCAATTAAACCCTCATATTTACAGCTTTTTGAAGCGCCCAATACAACAGTTACCCCCCAACCAACGGCGTTGAATGGTAGAGATTTGACCGAAAAGGAAATAACTGAGTTGAAAAATGAGTCGGAAAAAACAAGAGTCCGTTTAAAGAGTTGGGAGGTAGATGCTAATATAAGACAAACCACTCTTCTTAAAACCCTGTATTTATTAGTGTCAGATGTAACTACTAGGGATTCAGTTACAAGACTTGAAAACCTAGCCAAAGCCCTCGgttataatatagttaaaaaaGGCAAAGATGGAACTCCAGGATCAGGAGCACCAGTTGCAAACATTTTAGGAGCAGATATGTTTTGGGTATCTGGTAATAATCCATTTATTCTTGGTCATCTAGCAACAATGATGTTGGGATATACTGAGTACGAGTCCTTTTTCTCAGATTACCCGAAGCGTAGATTTTACTCATGGTTGGAACTGGTGAGATCAGGTCCCGGAGGATCAGTTAACAGATTGGATTATATGTGTGGAATAAGAAGAGGTTCAAGATATGCTCGCGGTTCTAATGGTCTTGTATATAAAAAGATATCAACAGCTAAACGTTATGAACATAATGTTTCATCTGATGGTGTGTTCTTATGTGAGATGTTGGAAGTATTACTAAGATCAATTAATTTGACAATGGATTCCATGGGAGATTTGTTAAATCAAAAAGGAGGAAGTTATGAGCCTAATGTGGGTTCGATAATTAATGGCAAAAGAATGCAAGCAAAATTATGTTCTAATCCTGGGGATGGAACGATAGCAGTTAGATGTGATTTTGAACACAGTGTACTAGTGGGAGAAGAAACATATAGAGGAGTACCAGAAACAGAAGTAACAGAATTGAGGAGAAGATTATCAGAAGCTTTCGATGTTTTTCTTATGATGA GTGATATAAACAGTGTTAATGATGTTCCAACCTCCTGGTTCAGAATTTTATCTGATCCAAGACGGTTTCGTTCATTTTTCGAAATGACTTTAATGTGGGATCATCGAATGTTCACTGGAAAAAAGAAGGGAACATGGTTTGCCGATTACAAcaaaa TTGAAAAGAAAAGAATTGGTAGGAATCTTAGTGCTGAGATTGTTCCACCTTATAACGCTGTCCAATACTATAACAAACTCCCTTATGAACTTGGAATTGAaaaaaagaagaaaaagAAACGTATACTACGATATCGTGCCAGCCATAGGTTCTATATATATATGGCCTCATCTGGCATTAAAAAATGGATTGAAGATAACATGACGCTTATGCACGAGACTTATAATTACTCTCCATCAGTTTTACTCGGTGGTTCAATTTCTAATCGATTCCGTGAGTTTTATGATTCAAGTAGTGTGGGTTTAGCTCACCTTTTTCTGTATAACATCCTCTCTAAAAAATATCCCGCACAAGACTACTTAAAGGAATTGGAAAAGCTGGGAAAGGCTGATCCATTTTCCAGATTTGTTGATGCAAGTTCTATTTTTGCACCAGAAAAATTACGAAAAGTTGTAAAATGGTTTTTGAAAGGCAGTTTCGTAAAACAGTTCATGCGTGAGAAGACTAAACTCACTTTGAAACAATTAGTAAGATCTGAAGTTCTCAGAGATGCTCTTGAATCTATTACATTTGTAACACATTCAATGGCAAATTTACAAGTCATACAAAATGCTGAATATTGGGGTCGTGCATATCCTAATAGTAGCTTCTACTTCAGGAGAGGTGGTGTGATTAGTGTTATTGATAATACGATTAAAAACTGGTCGGATGATGGATATACGAGATCAATTTCTGAGAAACTGAAAAATCACGTAGACCTCAATGAGGATGATTTGAAAATAGCTGATTTTCAACATATTCATAATATGGAGAGTGTTAAATGGGACAAATCCCTCAATACGGAAATTCTTAAATCGTTTAATGAATTCTTGGAATTAGGCTCTGTAAAAGCATTGGAAGGTAGAAatcatatattatatgaGGTAGTAAAGGATAGCAGAGACAATTTGGAACAGAATATAGAAAACACTATTTTCTTTGGACGAATACTTAATTCACCAAAAATTGAATCAAATTTACGTAAATATTTGAGACGTGCTGTTAACTTCGGTAATTTCATACTCGATCGAGCGGAAAAAAATGTTGATCATGCCATTTGGTTCGGTATTAAACTCAATCTAGACAAGGTAATGAGGGTTGTTGATGAATTACATAAATTACAACGTAAACTTAGTAATAATGAGTCATGGAACTTAACGGGAGCATTTATTGACGTGATTGAGGATTTAGTTGAAGTACTTACTAACAGGACTTCACGTAACCCAATTGATGTGCCTCTCAATTACGGAATGCCAACAATCTCCAATCTCTACGGCCGTATGAGTGTAGATGAGAGAAGGATTGAGTTTCAACAGAGTATGTGTTCGGAGCATTGCGGGGCCATTTGGAAAGCTATTCTAGCCTTCACAATATCAACACTACGTAATCCAGGGTCTATCAAATCTTACGAAAAAAATCTATCGTCCACCACATCGTTATCCGAATTGAATAGCCCTAACTATGTGAATAATGTTAGATTTATATTGAAAGGAGACGCTTGGACTGGCTTTTATGATACTTTATTACCAAAATCTATGAAAAAGGAGCTGGAAGTTATGGAATTTGGTAAATCATTCTACATTGccaatatattaaaattggCCTCAGTTCTAATGAATAGAATGGGATATGTATATACAGCAACAACGATGAAAGTTCAAGCCCCTTATTTTGGTAATTTCACAACTGAATGGATGAAAGAAAGGAAGAAAAATAGGACCAAAATCTTATTCTCTGCTTTGGCATTGGGTACAATGGCAACATACACAGTGTTGGAGTGTATGGATATAGCACAACATGCTGTGGATATGGGACACCCACCTGTTGAAACGTGTTGGTATTTGGTAAAACCCCCGAGCATGCACTGCGCAATTGAGCCGATATCGAATCTGGCAATTTCAGCAAGTTCAGTAGCCATTAGGGACGTGTTTTCATCAACAATATTGGCTTTGACGGGTCCATATATGATGATTCCGATGGGAATTTATGCAGGCTGGACATTACTTAAGAGACAATTTAAGATATTGCATAGATTAGACATGGCTATAAGTTCAGTGTTCTCAAGGCTTTGGAGAAGAGTTAACACTAAGGATATGATCAGAAGTATAGCGAACTTGTTCAGTAATCGTAAGCAGTACAGGAAGGAAATAGAAGCGGCAGCATTAGAAAGTAAACAAACTGGAAATGAAGAAGTGAAAACACAAACAGGATTTGCAGATGATGGAAATACTTTCTCATACACACATATGGACTAA